The proteins below come from a single Bacteroidota bacterium genomic window:
- a CDS encoding LptE family protein: protein MNYSFTGASIAPDVKTVSIQYFPNYAPLAQPLLSQEFTESLRNIFLSQTNLNLVEKNGHLHFEGAITGYSTTPVAIQGGEISQAAYNRLTITVNVKFINTKDENQNFETSFNRFTDYDASRNLSDVEMVLIKEINDQLVQDIFNKAVSNW, encoded by the coding sequence ATGAATTATTCATTTACTGGAGCATCTATTGCCCCTGATGTAAAAACCGTTTCAATTCAATACTTTCCGAATTATGCCCCCTTGGCTCAACCCTTATTAAGCCAGGAATTTACAGAGTCGTTACGGAATATTTTTTTAAGTCAGACGAACCTTAATTTAGTGGAAAAAAACGGTCATTTGCATTTTGAGGGAGCAATAACCGGATATAGCACCACACCTGTTGCCATTCAAGGCGGTGAAATTTCTCAGGCAGCTTATAACAGGTTAACTATAACAGTAAATGTAAAATTCATCAATACAAAAGATGAAAATCAAAACTTTGAAACCTCCTTTAACCGATTCACAGATTATGATGCCAGCAGAAATTTATCAGATGTGGAAATGGTGCTAATTAAAGAGATTAATGATCAATTGGTTCAGGATATATTTAATAAGGCTGTAAGTAACTGGTAG
- the secG gene encoding preprotein translocase subunit SecG encodes MSILISVLLVIVCILLVLVVLVQNPKGGGLSSSFSSSTQIMGVRKTADFLEKATWSLAIALVALSLFSAVIDKSSDRTIQGSEIEQQIETAPAPSQPEMPSMPEEQ; translated from the coding sequence ATGAGTATTTTAATATCGGTATTGTTGGTCATAGTATGCATTCTTCTTGTGCTAGTTGTATTAGTGCAAAATCCAAAAGGAGGAGGTTTATCTTCGTCTTTTTCTTCATCCACTCAAATTATGGGAGTAAGAAAAACTGCAGATTTCCTTGAGAAAGCAACATGGAGTTTAGCTATTGCCCTAGTTGCATTAAGCTTGTTTAGTGCTGTTATTGACAAGTCATCGGATAGAACCATACAAGGTTCTGAAATTGAACAACAAATAGAAACAGCGCCAGCACCTAGCCAGCCTGAAATGCCATCTATGCCTGAAGAGCAATAA
- a CDS encoding co-chaperone GroES: MSDVKIKPLADRVLVEVAPAEEKTASGIIIPDTAKEKPQKGKVVAVGGGKKDEPLTVKVGDEILYGKYAGTEVNVEGKEYLIMRESDIFAIV, encoded by the coding sequence ATGTCAGACGTAAAAATCAAACCATTGGCAGACAGAGTACTTGTAGAAGTAGCACCTGCCGAAGAAAAAACAGCAAGTGGAATTATTATTCCTGATACTGCAAAAGAAAAACCGCAAAAAGGCAAAGTAGTTGCTGTTGGTGGAGGCAAAAAAGACGAACCTCTTACTGTAAAAGTAGGTGATGAGATACTTTACGGAAAATATGCAGGAACTGAAGTAAATGTAGAAGGCAAGGAATATTTGATCATGCGTGAATCAGATATTTTTGCAATAGTTTAA
- the groL gene encoding chaperonin GroEL (60 kDa chaperone family; promotes refolding of misfolded polypeptides especially under stressful conditions; forms two stacked rings of heptamers to form a barrel-shaped 14mer; ends can be capped by GroES; misfolded proteins enter the barrel where they are refolded when GroES binds), translating into MAKDITYNLEARDALKRGVDALANAVKVTLGPKGRNVIIDKKFGSPIITKDGVTVAKEIELADPVENMGAQMLKEVASKTADLAGDGTTTATVLAQAIVTAGLKNVAAGANPMDLKRGIDKAVEAVIENLKKQSQAVGDDNRKIEQVATISANNDNTIGKLIAQAMSKVTNEGVITVEEAKGTETTVEIVEGMQFDRGYISPYFVTNPDKMEAVLENPFILIYEKKVSAMKDLLPILEKAVQSGRPLLIIAEDIDGEALATLVVNKIRGSLKIAAVKAPGFGDRRKAMLEDIAVLTGGTVISEEQGFKLENTELKDLGQAEKITIDKDNTTIVNGSGKKEDISGRVKQIKAQIESTTSDYDKEKLQERLAKIAGGVAVLYVGAATEVEMKEKKDRVDDALNATRAAVEEGIIPGGGVAYIRAVETLEKIKGINEDETTGIAIVKRAIEEPLRQIVANAGGEGSIVVQKVKEGKGDFGYNARTDQYENLLAAGVIDPTKVSRIALENAASIAGMLLTTECVLAEQKEESPAPSMGGMGGMGGMM; encoded by the coding sequence ATGGCAAAGGATATCACTTACAATCTTGAAGCAAGAGACGCTCTGAAAAGAGGGGTTGATGCATTAGCAAATGCAGTAAAAGTAACATTAGGACCTAAAGGCCGTAATGTAATAATTGACAAGAAATTCGGTTCTCCAATAATTACAAAAGATGGGGTAACTGTTGCAAAAGAAATAGAATTAGCTGACCCTGTAGAAAACATGGGTGCTCAAATGTTAAAGGAAGTAGCATCTAAAACAGCGGATCTTGCAGGTGATGGAACAACAACAGCTACAGTTCTTGCACAGGCTATTGTAACTGCAGGATTAAAAAACGTAGCAGCAGGAGCTAATCCAATGGATTTAAAAAGAGGGATTGACAAGGCAGTAGAGGCAGTTATTGAAAACCTTAAAAAGCAATCACAGGCAGTAGGTGATGACAACAGAAAAATTGAACAAGTAGCAACAATTTCTGCAAATAATGACAATACTATTGGAAAACTTATTGCTCAGGCAATGTCAAAGGTTACCAATGAAGGTGTTATCACTGTAGAAGAAGCAAAAGGAACTGAAACTACTGTTGAAATAGTTGAAGGTATGCAATTTGACAGAGGTTACATTTCTCCCTATTTTGTAACCAATCCTGATAAAATGGAAGCAGTGCTTGAAAATCCTTTCATACTTATCTATGAGAAAAAAGTATCGGCAATGAAAGATTTACTTCCTATTTTAGAAAAAGCAGTTCAATCCGGAAGACCACTTTTGATAATTGCTGAAGATATTGACGGAGAAGCTCTTGCAACTCTTGTTGTAAATAAAATCAGAGGATCTCTAAAAATTGCAGCAGTTAAAGCACCAGGATTTGGGGACAGAAGAAAGGCAATGCTTGAAGATATTGCAGTATTAACAGGTGGTACAGTAATTTCAGAGGAACAAGGATTCAAACTTGAAAACACTGAATTAAAAGATCTTGGACAGGCTGAAAAAATCACTATTGACAAGGATAATACTACAATAGTAAATGGATCAGGTAAAAAAGAAGATATTTCAGGAAGAGTAAAGCAAATCAAAGCTCAGATAGAATCAACAACATCTGATTATGATAAAGAAAAACTTCAGGAAAGACTTGCAAAAATTGCAGGTGGAGTAGCAGTTCTGTATGTTGGTGCTGCAACAGAAGTGGAAATGAAGGAGAAAAAAGACAGAGTGGATGATGCATTAAATGCAACCAGAGCTGCCGTTGAGGAAGGAATTATTCCTGGAGGTGGTGTAGCATATATTCGTGCAGTTGAAACGCTTGAAAAAATAAAAGGAATTAATGAGGATGAAACAACTGGAATTGCTATTGTAAAGAGAGCAATTGAAGAACCTCTTCGTCAAATTGTTGCAAATGCAGGTGGTGAAGGTTCAATTGTTGTTCAAAAAGTGAAAGAAGGAAAAGGTGATTTTGGATATAATGCCAGAACTGACCAATATGAAAACCTTCTTGCAGCTGGAGTTATTGATCCAACTAAGGTTTCTAGAATAGCACTTGAAAATGCAGCTTCTATTGCAGGAATGTTACTTACAACAGAATGCGTACTTGCTGAACAAAAAGAAGAATCTCCTGCTCCATCAATGGGTGGCATGGGAGGAATGGGTGGCATGATGTAA